One genomic region from Haloprofundus salinisoli encodes:
- a CDS encoding DUF402 domain-containing protein has translation MKVRVRGIYTTALTRLFLDAGDDVVQASGPIKRRFDAEFDAETHDVAVETTDDRQGVGVTGDETAVDRARERLRAVGIDAFAWTDPAPEGAVFDGRVRETLGGGAVVDLGATDGYLPYRNADDRVEAGDALRVQVTSSTPPWDDDRPQLDTELRAHDGLVTLVPGREETTVATHDDAAGRELAGMTDLLDPDVPEGWGIRWRHSATEADMTALREALDGASDRARAMDAALDESVGDPGVVVPAAGAWVWFGRESRFALDDLRRKVSTTMPGHHRTKAAANAASAGVDLAEALCEFEDGEFPFGVVADQFGPVEGDSVRIGHGKPDGRLITLGSGEVVERDDEGTVAVERTMSGGGRYDALGTKRESGDTALTKFREGRWWYPTVYRGADCERKGTYVNICTPVECFPDEIRYVDLHVDVVKHPDGRVERVDDDELDAAVEAGHVSEQLAEKTRQVASSLERAL, from the coding sequence ATGAAGGTCCGCGTCCGCGGCATCTACACGACGGCGCTGACGCGACTGTTCCTCGACGCGGGCGACGACGTTGTGCAGGCGTCAGGTCCCATCAAGCGACGGTTCGACGCCGAGTTCGACGCCGAGACCCACGACGTCGCCGTCGAGACGACCGACGACCGCCAGGGCGTCGGCGTCACCGGCGACGAGACGGCCGTCGACCGCGCCCGCGAGCGACTCCGAGCGGTCGGCATCGACGCCTTCGCGTGGACCGACCCGGCACCCGAAGGGGCGGTGTTCGACGGACGGGTGAGAGAGACGCTCGGCGGGGGTGCCGTCGTGGACCTCGGCGCGACGGACGGCTACCTCCCCTACCGTAACGCCGACGACCGCGTGGAAGCGGGCGACGCGCTCCGCGTACAGGTGACCTCGTCGACGCCGCCGTGGGACGACGACCGACCGCAGTTGGACACCGAACTCCGCGCCCACGACGGCCTCGTGACGCTCGTTCCCGGCCGGGAGGAGACGACGGTGGCGACCCACGACGACGCGGCCGGGCGCGAACTCGCGGGGATGACCGACCTGCTGGACCCCGACGTTCCCGAGGGGTGGGGCATCCGCTGGCGACACAGCGCCACGGAGGCGGATATGACCGCGCTCCGGGAGGCGCTCGACGGCGCGAGCGACCGCGCCCGGGCGATGGACGCGGCGCTCGACGAGTCCGTCGGCGACCCCGGCGTCGTCGTCCCCGCCGCCGGTGCGTGGGTCTGGTTCGGCCGCGAGTCGCGGTTCGCGCTCGACGACCTGCGTCGAAAGGTGTCGACGACGATGCCCGGCCACCACCGGACGAAGGCCGCGGCGAACGCCGCGAGCGCCGGCGTCGATCTGGCGGAGGCGCTCTGCGAGTTCGAGGACGGTGAGTTCCCGTTCGGCGTCGTCGCCGACCAGTTCGGCCCCGTCGAGGGCGACTCCGTTCGAATCGGCCACGGTAAACCGGACGGACGGCTCATCACGCTCGGTTCGGGCGAAGTCGTCGAACGCGACGACGAGGGGACGGTCGCCGTCGAGCGGACGATGTCCGGCGGCGGACGCTACGACGCGCTCGGCACGAAGCGCGAGAGCGGCGACACGGCGCTCACGAAGTTCCGCGAGGGCCGCTGGTGGTACCCGACGGTCTACCGGGGTGCCGACTGCGAGCGGAAGGGGACGTACGTCAACATCTGCACGCCGGTCGAGTGCTTCCCCGACGAGATTCGCTACGTCGACCTACACGTCGACGTGGTGAAACACCCGGACGGGCGGGTCGAACGCGTCGACGACGACGAACTCGACGCGGCCGTCGAGGCCGGACACGTCTCCGAGCAACTGGCGGAGAAGACGCGACAGGTCGCATCGTCGTTAGAGCGGGCGCTCTGA
- a CDS encoding DUF7532 family protein produces MHFDSRTQAALREVGVDTEQIREASDLVAEAVAEDADALAAFFADGGTFYSDMEMAHSSDEIQQHVVDHVDLYTHGASMRGYLQFDSWGVPVEGGRILSDDVVELTLGPTVHDRVRFARDPDAL; encoded by the coding sequence ATGCACTTCGACTCGCGAACGCAGGCGGCGCTCCGGGAGGTCGGCGTCGACACCGAGCAGATTCGGGAGGCGTCGGACCTCGTCGCCGAGGCTGTCGCCGAAGACGCCGACGCGCTGGCGGCGTTCTTCGCCGACGGCGGAACGTTCTACTCCGACATGGAGATGGCACACAGCAGCGACGAGATACAGCAACACGTCGTCGACCACGTCGACCTCTACACCCACGGCGCGAGCATGCGCGGCTACCTCCAGTTCGACTCGTGGGGCGTTCCCGTCGAAGGCGGTCGAATCCTCTCCGACGACGTCGTCGAACTGACGCTCGGCCCGACGGTCCACGACCGAGTGCGGTTCGCCCGCGACCCCGACGCCCTATGA
- a CDS encoding PrsW family intramembrane metalloprotease, whose product MPNERDPIERASAGSVDLYDVSTWEERSSLDGLSVFLWKLITATLRFVIILVALLLLVAIGGLTVVSTPEVGILTVLSVVPALALAGYVYYSDVTSNEPLSLLVATFLLGVLTANFAALINSAFSEYFQLVPVIGMVFFYYLVVGPVEETVKLLAVRLYAYRSERFDAVIDGAVYGAMAGLGFATIENALYITQGVEPTQLEFGLELIGVGGEITAVRALAGPGHVIYSAFAGYYLGLAKFNRENSGPIVVKGLLIAAFIHGTYNTTVGLGSGLIWLLMQTVVPFSVPQLAAYLCYVILYDGFFGYLLYRKIKRYRNTYWAVHDDETVRDESVVEKST is encoded by the coding sequence ATGCCGAACGAACGGGATCCTATCGAACGGGCGTCGGCGGGGTCGGTCGATCTCTACGACGTTTCGACGTGGGAGGAGCGCAGCTCCCTCGACGGGCTGTCGGTGTTTCTCTGGAAACTAATCACGGCGACGTTACGGTTCGTCATCATCCTCGTCGCGTTGCTGTTGCTCGTCGCCATCGGCGGCCTCACCGTCGTCTCGACACCGGAAGTGGGGATACTGACGGTTCTGTCGGTGGTTCCGGCGCTCGCACTGGCCGGCTACGTCTACTACTCGGACGTGACGAGCAACGAACCGCTGTCGCTGCTGGTCGCTACCTTTCTGCTCGGGGTGCTGACGGCGAACTTCGCGGCGCTCATCAACAGCGCGTTCTCGGAGTACTTCCAGCTGGTTCCGGTCATCGGGATGGTCTTCTTCTACTATCTCGTCGTCGGCCCCGTCGAGGAGACGGTCAAACTGCTGGCGGTTCGTCTGTACGCGTATCGGAGCGAGCGCTTCGACGCCGTCATCGACGGCGCGGTGTACGGGGCGATGGCCGGTCTCGGCTTTGCGACCATCGAAAACGCACTGTACATCACGCAGGGCGTCGAACCCACGCAGTTGGAGTTCGGACTCGAACTCATCGGCGTCGGTGGGGAGATAACGGCCGTCCGGGCGCTCGCCGGCCCCGGCCACGTCATCTACTCGGCGTTCGCGGGCTACTATCTCGGCCTCGCCAAGTTCAACCGCGAGAACAGCGGCCCCATCGTCGTCAAAGGGTTGCTCATCGCCGCGTTCATCCACGGCACGTACAACACCACCGTCGGCCTCGGGTCGGGGCTCATCTGGTTGCTCATGCAGACCGTCGTTCCGTTCAGCGTGCCGCAACTGGCCGCGTACCTCTGCTACGTTATCCTCTACGACGGCTTCTTCGGGTACCTGCTCTACCGGAAGATCAAGCGCTACCGCAACACCTACTGGGCGGTCCACGACGACGAGACTGTCCGCGACGAGAGCGTCGTCGAGAAGTCGACGTAG
- a CDS encoding HVO_0416 family zinc finger protein, with the protein MASEPSDDMFDQFLTDRGHETEPQRWDRSYNKKQCPDCGALHDDTDDAVTCTVCGWDPAA; encoded by the coding sequence ATGGCATCTGAACCCAGCGACGACATGTTCGACCAGTTCTTAACTGACCGTGGTCACGAGACGGAACCGCAACGCTGGGATCGATCCTATAACAAGAAACAGTGTCCGGACTGCGGGGCGCTCCACGACGATACGGACGACGCCGTGACGTGTACGGTCTGCGGGTGGGACCCCGCCGCCTGA
- a CDS encoding UvrD-helicase domain-containing protein — MAETAPTVTRLFGGPGSGKTTALLNRVEELLEEDDVEFRDILVVSYTRAAAQEVRERLAERLDISPRALQGNVCTMHAKAYELLNLSRGDVVGEKDKKEFCEEFGLEYEDEYGGKGRRTARSTTIGNKVIATSQWLQRTQRDVADWYDVPFQWNVEKVRLPPEIDPNAQEGNKYTPTWPSSDDRVDIPEAIRGWRNYKGQNGLVGFADMLQRVKQRSLLPSVDYLVIDEFQDITTLQYEVYEEWKPHMKRVLIAGDDDQVVYAWQGADPNLLLDAERDEDEVLPNSYRLPSRILNVVNKEIRHIEKRQEKDLKPRKEGGVVEAVENPSMLNLVRNVRYTVQQDDGDIMLLFRARYQMFQFIDDFIKEGIPFSVLTDQRMWTDRLTQYVRGVERIENEEPITGLQARRFAGMLQESAFGSNDRDDLYDLIDDYEEEADVDDLAEIEIPLAEIKNLVPFLPDSTSASDMVRKVTSFQRKSIDAYFGGKYEGMDPNRVRIGTIHSAKGREADHVFVATDLTEKVVEQMAATVDQQGIEVEGVEEFTKTTSPVPVLTNNERRVFYVGMSRARERLVLLENLVDGAPTLPISVLLHNEIRDEPAEEMLEKAQEPPTPEP; from the coding sequence ATGGCTGAGACAGCTCCCACCGTCACCCGGCTGTTCGGTGGCCCGGGCAGCGGGAAGACCACCGCCCTTCTCAATCGCGTCGAAGAGTTACTCGAAGAAGATGACGTCGAGTTCCGCGACATCCTCGTCGTCTCCTACACACGTGCAGCGGCCCAAGAAGTCAGAGAACGCCTCGCCGAGCGCCTCGACATCTCTCCCCGCGCGCTCCAAGGCAACGTCTGTACGATGCACGCGAAAGCGTACGAACTGCTCAACCTCTCGCGCGGCGACGTCGTCGGCGAGAAGGACAAAAAGGAGTTCTGCGAGGAGTTCGGCCTGGAGTACGAGGACGAGTACGGCGGTAAGGGCCGCCGAACCGCCCGCTCGACGACCATCGGCAACAAGGTCATCGCCACGAGTCAGTGGCTCCAGCGGACCCAGCGCGACGTCGCCGACTGGTACGACGTGCCGTTCCAGTGGAACGTCGAGAAGGTTCGACTGCCCCCCGAAATCGACCCCAACGCCCAGGAGGGGAACAAGTACACGCCGACGTGGCCCTCCTCGGACGACCGCGTCGACATCCCCGAGGCGATTCGCGGCTGGCGCAACTACAAGGGACAGAACGGCCTCGTCGGCTTCGCCGACATGCTCCAGCGGGTGAAACAGCGCTCGCTGTTGCCGAGCGTCGACTACCTCGTTATCGACGAGTTCCAGGACATCACGACGCTGCAGTACGAGGTGTACGAGGAGTGGAAGCCGCACATGAAACGCGTGCTCATCGCCGGCGACGACGACCAGGTCGTCTACGCGTGGCAGGGCGCGGACCCCAACCTCCTGTTGGACGCCGAACGCGACGAGGACGAGGTGCTCCCGAACTCCTACCGACTTCCCTCGCGCATCCTCAACGTCGTCAACAAGGAGATTCGACACATCGAGAAGCGCCAGGAGAAGGACCTCAAACCGAGAAAGGAGGGCGGCGTCGTCGAGGCCGTCGAGAATCCCTCGATGCTCAACCTCGTCCGCAACGTTCGCTACACTGTCCAGCAGGACGACGGCGACATCATGCTGTTGTTCCGGGCGCGCTACCAGATGTTCCAGTTCATCGACGACTTCATCAAGGAGGGCATCCCGTTCAGCGTGCTCACCGACCAGCGGATGTGGACCGACCGCCTCACCCAGTACGTCCGCGGCGTCGAGCGCATCGAGAACGAAGAGCCCATCACCGGCCTGCAGGCGCGGCGCTTCGCCGGCATGCTGCAGGAGTCGGCGTTCGGCTCGAACGACCGTGACGACCTCTACGACCTCATCGACGACTACGAGGAGGAGGCTGACGTCGACGACCTCGCCGAGATCGAGATCCCGCTCGCCGAAATCAAGAACCTCGTACCGTTCCTCCCCGACTCCACGTCCGCCAGCGACATGGTTCGGAAAGTGACGAGCTTCCAGCGCAAGTCCATCGACGCGTACTTCGGCGGGAAGTACGAGGGGATGGACCCCAACCGCGTCCGCATCGGCACCATCCACTCCGCGAAGGGTCGCGAAGCCGACCACGTGTTCGTCGCCACCGACCTCACCGAGAAGGTGGTCGAACAGATGGCGGCGACCGTCGACCAGCAGGGTATCGAGGTCGAGGGCGTCGAGGAGTTCACGAAGACGACGAGCCCCGTCCCGGTGCTGACGAACAACGAGCGCCGCGTGTTCTACGTCGGGATGAGCCGCGCGCGCGAACGCCTCGTCCTCCTCGAGAACCTCGTCGACGGCGCGCCGACGCTTCCCATCAGCGTGCTCCTGCACAACGAGATCCGCGACGAACCGGCCGAGGAGATGCTGGAGAAGGCCCAGGAGCCGCCGACACCGGAACCGTAG
- a CDS encoding M24 family metallopeptidase produces the protein MAGDSETGVGSEADAGSEADGTATPSWPEQPSTDYGFLKRALAEADADAFVHVGDRFDDDMRYLTRFSGPDRDYAFVFVGDAGGDTATLCAPALFEEQAEREFPGDVVRMESVGDPAGERARGVLDDPLGGDGTLLVPQGIPHDAALYLERAGYELQSTSAVADARAVKTEAELDCLRRVQRATARGMARAETILAEATPEGDELLWDGAPLSTERLRRQVNATLAASGVGDAGNTVIGAGPSCADLHFTGTDDIAPGETVLLDISPRGPHGYYGDLTRTFVVDGDGGWERRAYVAVEAAQRAAFGELDAGAGVAASTVHEEAAAEVAAYGFSVGAEPGFTHGTGHGVGVSLHEAPSLRADEPLEAGMVVTVEPGVYDSSQGGVRIEDLVVVTEDGYEVLAEYPTGIVPQTR, from the coding sequence ATGGCAGGCGATTCGGAGACGGGCGTCGGTTCGGAGGCCGACGCGGGTTCGGAGGCCGACGGCACGGCCACCCCGTCGTGGCCGGAGCAACCCAGTACCGACTACGGGTTTCTGAAGCGGGCGCTCGCGGAAGCCGACGCGGACGCGTTCGTCCACGTCGGCGACCGTTTCGACGACGATATGCGGTATCTCACGCGCTTTTCGGGACCGGACCGCGACTACGCGTTCGTCTTCGTCGGCGACGCGGGAGGCGACACCGCGACCCTCTGTGCACCCGCACTCTTCGAAGAACAAGCAGAGCGCGAGTTCCCCGGCGACGTCGTGCGGATGGAGAGCGTCGGCGACCCGGCGGGCGAACGCGCCCGCGGCGTCCTCGACGACCCGCTCGGTGGCGACGGAACCCTACTCGTTCCGCAGGGAATTCCCCACGACGCCGCGCTCTATCTCGAACGCGCGGGCTACGAACTGCAGTCGACGAGCGCCGTCGCCGACGCGCGGGCGGTGAAAACCGAGGCTGAACTCGACTGCCTCCGCCGCGTCCAGCGGGCGACGGCCCGCGGGATGGCGCGGGCGGAGACGATTCTCGCGGAGGCGACGCCCGAGGGCGACGAACTCCTCTGGGACGGCGCGCCGCTGTCGACGGAGCGCCTGCGCCGACAGGTGAACGCGACGCTCGCCGCCTCCGGCGTCGGCGACGCGGGCAACACGGTCATCGGCGCGGGACCGTCGTGCGCGGACCTGCACTTCACCGGGACCGACGACATCGCGCCGGGGGAGACGGTGCTCTTGGACATCTCGCCGCGCGGCCCGCACGGCTACTACGGCGACCTGACGCGGACGTTCGTCGTCGACGGCGACGGCGGGTGGGAGCGCCGCGCGTACGTTGCCGTCGAAGCCGCACAACGGGCCGCGTTCGGCGAACTCGACGCGGGGGCGGGTGTCGCCGCGAGTACGGTCCACGAGGAAGCGGCCGCCGAGGTCGCCGCCTACGGCTTCTCGGTCGGCGCGGAACCCGGCTTCACCCACGGCACCGGCCACGGCGTGGGCGTGAGCCTCCACGAAGCACCGTCGTTGCGGGCGGACGAACCGCTGGAGGCGGGGATGGTCGTCACGGTAGAACCGGGCGTCTACGACTCGTCGCAGGGCGGCGTCCGCATCGAGGATTTGGTCGTCGTGACCGAGGACGGCTACGAGGTGCTCGCCGAGTATCCGACGGGTATCGTCCCGCAGACCCGCTAA
- a CDS encoding DUF7533 family protein encodes MALGILDTIGLAVTLVFAIPVAIYGLEQLANGEALFGVGLLAVAAAMVLVPRYVTTPDDIPGKAAERVVGSAVKTPEKNEPDEKQE; translated from the coding sequence ATGGCGCTCGGAATACTGGACACCATCGGACTGGCGGTGACGCTCGTCTTCGCCATCCCCGTGGCGATTTACGGCCTAGAACAGCTGGCGAACGGCGAGGCGCTGTTCGGCGTCGGGCTCCTCGCCGTCGCCGCGGCGATGGTGCTCGTCCCGCGCTACGTCACGACGCCCGACGACATCCCCGGGAAAGCCGCCGAGAGAGTCGTCGGCTCTGCGGTCAAGACGCCCGAGAAGAACGAACCAGACGAAAAGCAGGAGTAG
- a CDS encoding riboflavin synthase, whose product MFTGIVERTGEVTAVEDAGGGRRLRISAPGFDDLHHGQSISVSGVCLTVEEFENAGDDAWFSVFLAAETVDKTYLGEVVEGDAVNLERALAADGRFDGHVVQGHVDATTEVTAIEQVGDDWRFEFSMPEGLGRYVVSKGSITLDGISLTVAERTSETVAVAIIPTTYDLTTLSEKSVGDSVHVEVDVVAKYVENMLEGYQLE is encoded by the coding sequence ATGTTTACCGGAATCGTCGAGCGGACCGGCGAAGTAACGGCAGTCGAAGACGCCGGGGGCGGGCGTCGTCTCCGCATCAGCGCGCCGGGGTTCGACGACTTGCACCACGGCCAGTCCATCAGCGTCAGCGGCGTCTGTCTCACCGTCGAGGAGTTCGAGAACGCGGGCGACGACGCGTGGTTCTCGGTGTTTCTCGCCGCGGAGACGGTCGACAAGACGTATCTGGGCGAGGTCGTGGAGGGCGACGCCGTGAACCTCGAACGCGCGCTCGCCGCGGACGGGCGGTTCGACGGCCACGTGGTGCAGGGCCACGTCGACGCGACGACCGAGGTGACCGCGATAGAGCAGGTGGGCGACGACTGGCGCTTCGAGTTCTCGATGCCCGAGGGCTTGGGGCGGTACGTCGTCTCGAAGGGGTCGATTACGTTGGATGGAATTAGTCTGACCGTGGCGGAGCGGACGTCCGAGACGGTGGCGGTGGCGATTATTCCGACGACGTACGATTTGACGACGCTCTCGGAGAAGTCCGTCGGAGATTCGGTTCACGTCGAGGTGGACGTGGTGGCGAAGTACGTGGAGAACATGCTGGAGGGGTATCAGCTGGAGTAA
- a CDS encoding carboxypeptidase M32 encodes MSSTHETTTEAYDDLLAQYKRISNVDHASGYLMWDQHVMMPKGGAPARAEQQSALSAVHHDLLTSDDLVEALDAVDESDLSDDQTAVVREIRRQHERAAYVPSDLVEELTKAQAEAHEAWQDAKENDDFDAFAPHLQRLLDLHRERAEHIDPDRDPFEVMFEDREPHLPLSKVEEVFDDLRETLIPLIENVRENGDDLPTPFTSAYPDDAQQALSEAALDAFGYPEERGRLDTSAHPFTFGTQFDARVTTRYHDDDPLDALMATIHEFGHASYQLGLPDEKYATPLGESVSSGIHESQSRYWENHVGRTRAFWDFFLPEVKSHLPDADDVTAESAYAAANRIKPDNRIRVEADEATYHLHIILRFEIERQLVAGEIDVEDVPQVWGDTFEEYLGIRPDNDAEGCLQDIHWSSWFASFQNYTIGSVFAAQLDATIREEFDDVDGMIREGDFAPLWDWLTENVHGHGKRYPTDELIVEATGEPLTAEYFSEYVTEKFEDLYGL; translated from the coding sequence ATGTCATCGACTCACGAGACGACGACCGAGGCGTACGACGACCTTCTCGCCCAGTACAAGCGCATCTCGAACGTCGACCACGCCTCCGGCTACCTCATGTGGGACCAGCACGTGATGATGCCCAAGGGCGGTGCACCCGCCCGCGCCGAACAGCAGTCCGCGCTCTCGGCGGTTCACCACGACCTCCTGACGAGCGACGACCTCGTAGAGGCGCTCGACGCCGTAGACGAATCGGACCTCTCCGACGACCAAACGGCCGTGGTCCGCGAGATTCGACGCCAGCACGAACGCGCCGCGTACGTCCCGAGCGACCTCGTCGAGGAGCTCACGAAAGCCCAGGCCGAGGCGCACGAGGCGTGGCAGGACGCCAAAGAGAACGACGACTTCGACGCGTTCGCGCCGCATCTCCAGCGCCTTTTGGACCTCCACCGCGAGCGCGCCGAACACATCGACCCCGACCGCGACCCCTTCGAGGTGATGTTCGAGGACCGCGAGCCGCATCTCCCGCTGTCGAAAGTCGAGGAAGTGTTCGACGACCTCCGCGAGACGCTGATTCCGCTCATCGAAAACGTCCGGGAGAACGGCGACGACCTCCCGACACCGTTCACGAGCGCGTACCCCGACGACGCCCAGCAGGCGCTCTCTGAGGCGGCGCTCGACGCCTTCGGCTACCCCGAGGAACGCGGCCGCCTCGACACCTCCGCGCACCCGTTCACCTTCGGCACGCAGTTCGACGCCCGCGTGACGACGCGCTACCACGACGACGACCCGCTGGACGCGCTGATGGCGACTATCCACGAGTTCGGCCACGCCTCCTATCAACTCGGTCTGCCGGACGAAAAGTACGCGACGCCGCTCGGCGAGTCGGTCAGCAGCGGGATTCACGAGTCCCAATCCCGGTACTGGGAGAACCACGTCGGCCGGACGCGGGCGTTCTGGGACTTTTTCCTCCCCGAGGTCAAATCGCACCTGCCCGACGCCGACGACGTGACCGCCGAGAGCGCCTACGCCGCCGCCAACCGCATCAAACCGGACAACCGCATCCGAGTGGAGGCCGACGAGGCGACCTACCACCTGCACATCATCCTCCGGTTCGAAATCGAGCGCCAGCTCGTCGCTGGAGAAATCGACGTCGAAGACGTGCCCCAAGTCTGGGGCGACACGTTCGAGGAGTATCTCGGCATCCGCCCCGACAACGACGCCGAAGGCTGTCTGCAGGATATCCACTGGTCGAGCTGGTTCGCATCGTTCCAGAACTACACCATCGGTAGTGTGTTCGCCGCGCAGTTGGACGCGACCATCCGCGAGGAGTTCGACGACGTCGACGGGATGATTCGAGAGGGCGACTTCGCGCCGCTTTGGGACTGGCTCACCGAGAACGTCCACGGACACGGCAAGCGGTATCCGACGGACGAACTGATTGTGGAGGCGACGGGCGAGCCGTTGACGGCGGAGTACTTCTCGGAGTACGTGACCGAGAAGTTCGAGGATCTGTACGGGTTGTAG
- a CDS encoding carboxypeptidase M32 — protein MATEASTDSAPDAYGELVQKVKRISNVQNAAGVLGWDQQVMMPDEGTPARSQQLSTLSAISHELLVEDGIGELLEELEGEELSDEQAAVVREVRREFERAARVPTELVQEISETSSEALPAWKEAKAEDDFSKFAPLLERHVELKREYAEHIDPDKDPYEVLFAEFEPYLPLEQAEEILDEVRETLVPIIEEIRESETDLATDAFAGTFDEDEQMELSRATLDTLGYPWERGRIDIAPHPFSTGTTFDARVTTRFDESDPLGAVFSTIHEFGHATYTHGLPDEQYGTPLGQPRDLSVHESQSRLWENHVGRSKAFWERFLPTFKDHFPQSEDVTVEEAYEAANQVFENNLIRVEADELTYHMHIIVRFEIERLLISGEIEVDEVPEVWNDKYEEYLGVRPDTDSEGCLQDIHWSHGNFGYFPTYSLGSVMAAQLFATAEETIDDLEGQIRDGEFDDLHEWLTENVHSHGQRYETNDLVVEATGENFVADYFLDYVTKKYGELYDLDSA, from the coding sequence ATGGCAACCGAAGCCTCCACCGACTCTGCGCCGGACGCGTACGGCGAACTCGTCCAGAAAGTCAAGCGAATCTCGAACGTCCAGAACGCGGCGGGCGTGCTCGGCTGGGACCAGCAGGTGATGATGCCCGACGAGGGGACGCCCGCGCGCTCCCAGCAGCTCTCGACGCTGTCGGCGATCAGCCACGAACTGCTCGTCGAAGACGGCATCGGCGAACTGCTCGAAGAACTGGAGGGCGAGGAGCTCTCCGACGAGCAGGCGGCGGTCGTCCGCGAGGTCCGCCGCGAGTTCGAGCGCGCCGCTCGCGTCCCGACCGAACTCGTCCAAGAGATCTCGGAAACCTCCTCGGAGGCGCTACCCGCCTGGAAGGAAGCGAAAGCCGAAGACGACTTCTCGAAGTTCGCGCCGCTTCTGGAGCGACACGTCGAACTCAAGCGCGAGTACGCCGAGCATATCGACCCCGACAAGGACCCCTACGAGGTGCTCTTTGCAGAGTTCGAGCCGTACCTCCCGCTCGAACAGGCCGAGGAGATTCTCGACGAGGTTCGCGAGACGCTCGTCCCGATAATCGAGGAGATTCGCGAGTCCGAAACCGACCTCGCGACCGACGCCTTCGCGGGCACGTTCGACGAGGACGAGCAGATGGAACTCTCGCGGGCGACTCTCGACACGCTGGGCTACCCGTGGGAGCGCGGCCGCATCGACATCGCGCCGCACCCGTTCTCGACCGGAACGACGTTCGACGCCCGCGTGACGACGCGCTTCGACGAGTCCGACCCGCTCGGGGCAGTCTTTTCGACCATCCACGAGTTCGGCCACGCGACGTACACCCACGGCCTGCCGGACGAGCAGTACGGCACGCCGCTCGGCCAGCCGCGGGACCTCTCGGTCCACGAGTCGCAGTCGCGGCTGTGGGAGAACCACGTCGGGCGCTCGAAGGCGTTCTGGGAGCGGTTCCTCCCGACGTTCAAGGACCACTTCCCGCAGTCCGAGGACGTCACCGTCGAGGAGGCCTACGAGGCGGCGAACCAGGTGTTCGAGAACAACCTGATCCGCGTCGAGGCGGACGAGCTCACCTACCACATGCACATCATCGTCCGCTTCGAGATCGAACGACTGCTCATCTCCGGCGAGATCGAGGTCGACGAGGTACCCGAGGTGTGGAACGACAAGTACGAGGAGTATCTCGGCGTTCGGCCCGACACCGACTCGGAGGGCTGCCTGCAGGACATCCACTGGAGCCACGGCAACTTCGGCTACTTCCCGACGTACTCGCTCGGCAGCGTGATGGCCGCACAGCTCTTTGCAACAGCTGAGGAGACCATCGACGACCTCGAAGGCCAGATTCGAGACGGCGAGTTCGACGACCTCCACGAGTGGCTCACCGAGAACGTCCACAGCCACGGCCAGCGCTACGAGACGAACGACCTCGTCGTGGAGGCGACGGGCGAGAACTTCGTCGCCGACTACTTCCTCGACTACGTCACCAAGAAGTACGGCGAACTGTACGACCTCGATTCGGCGTAG